In the genome of Atribacteraceae bacterium, the window TTTTCCTGCTTCTGGGATTAGGGATGGGGATCGGGTGTTTCTATACCCGTTTCCGGCGGCTTTTTTACGTGATCCTGACCTTTTGGCTCTCTTTGCATTTTTTAGCCCTGCTGTTTTCCGGTTATTTTCCGGGAGGCTGGACTAAGAACCTGCTGGGCCGGGTGCAGGCTTCTCCCGATTCCCTGCGTTTCTGGTTGTTTGTTCTCCTGAGTGTTGCCATGGTTTTTCTAGTCATGGGAATCCGCAAGGGGGAGATTTTTGGGCGGTTTTTCGCCGCGTTTTTCCTGGTACTCAACCTGTATTTCCTCCTTGTGGCCATGTCGGAGTGGGTAGGGCTCCTCCGCTTTGTCCGGGCTCTTTCCCTTCAAACCGTCTTATGGGTTTCGGTGTTTTTCGCCGGGGGAAGCTTGTTCGTACCGGGCTTACCGGGGATCGTGAGCTCCTGTGTGGGAAGCGCGCTCGTGGTGATCGGGTATCTCCAGGTGTTGCAAAGACTGGGGGAAAGTGATACCTTTTTCGGGCAGTCTCCCTTTGCCCTGTTCGTGTTTCTGGTCTTGGCCATTTTGATGAAAGCGTTCCAGGGGGAATACCGGGAAAAGGCCTGAAGTGGCCAAATTCCAGATGTAAACTTGCCGAGGATCGATGCCATGCATGGACGCAGAGACTACCTGATCCGTTATGTTCTCGACGATTCACCGGTGAACGGAACAATCGCTTTGACCAGTGGCTTGGTGGAAGATGCCCGCGTGATTCACGGAACCTCGCCTGTGGCCACCGCCGCCCTGGGGCGGGCCTTGACTCTGGCGGGCGTCATGGGGGCGACCTTGAAAGACGCGGGGAAGGTCACCTTTCAAATCCAGTGCACCGGACCGCTCCGTAGTCTGGTCAGCCAGGGCAATTCCCGAGGCGAAGTCCGGGGTTATGTTTCCCAGCCCTTGATTATTCTTCCTTCCCGGGAATCTGGAAAGCTCAACGTGGAAGAAGCGGTCGGTGTAGGATCCCAGCTAGTTGTGGTCAAGGATCTGGCTACGCAAGAGTCCACCACCGGGAGCGTCGAAGTCCGGCACGGCGGGATCGCTGCCGATCTGGCCTCTTATTTCGTCCGGTCTGAGCAGATTCCGACCGCCTGTGCTGCCGGAGTCCTGGTGGAGAGGGACGGAACGGTGCTAGCCGCCGGAGGGTTTCTGGTGCACAGTCCTTCCGGAACCCCGCCGGAGCATATCCGCCGGATCGAGGAGAACATTTCCCAGTTGGATCAGGTCAGCGCCCTGGTGAGTTCTGGATTGGAAGTTGACGGCATCGCCGGACTCCTCTTTGCCGGTCTTTCCTATCATGAGGTGGGGCGACAGGAACTGGCCTATCGATGTCCGTGTTCGCGAACGCGGGCAGAGCGGGCGCTGATGTTATTGGGCAGGGTTGAATTGGTGAAACTGATTGAAGGTGAGGGACACGGTGAAATTTCATGTCCTTTTTGCAACGAGATCTACCTCTTCACTCGGGAGGAACTGGAGCGTTTATCATACCTTGCCGAGCAAAGTGGCGAGAGGCTCAAAAAAAGGTTATGAGTCATGTGCTATATGAAGGGAGGATCGCATTTTGAATGATCAACTTCCCTCGGACGCATTAATCCTCCGAAATTCGGGAGGGCAAGTCCCTGCCCGGGGTACGTTCTCTATCGATTATGAAAAGGAGCTCAACGAGGAACAGTGCCGGGTGGTGCTGGCCGAAGATGGGCCGATGCTGGTCATCGCCGGAGCGGGGAGCGGTAAGACCCGGACGATCACTTACCGAATGGCCCACCTCATTGAACGGGGTGTGCCGCCCGCCGAAATCATGCTGTCTACCTTCACCAAGAAGGCTGCCCGCGAGATGTTACAGCGGGCGGAATGCCTTGTGGGGAACCCGCTTGACCGCGCTTGGGCCGGGACCTTTCATCATATCGGAAACCTCATCCTGCGTAAGGAAGCGATAAAAGTCGGATATGACTCCTCGTACACGATCATGGACCGCGCCGATCAAAAAGATCTGATGGCGAGCTGTATCGCGGACCTGGGCATTGACCGGAAAAATCGGCGCTTCCCCAATGCAGATGATGTGGTTGGCGTGGTCTCCTTGAGTCGGAATACCTTCCAGACCCTGGAAGATATCCTGGATTGGAAGTATCCCCAGTTCGAGGAATGGAAAAACGATATCAACTATCTTTTCGCAAAGTACCAGGACAAAAAGCGTTCCCTCAACCTGATGGATTATGACGATCTATTGTGTTACGTCTGGGAACTCTTCAGGGAAGATATAAATGCCCGGCGTAGATACGCCGGGGCTTTTCGGTACATTCTGGTGGACGAATACCAGGACACCAATCGACTGCAGGCCGAGATTGTGGATTTTCTGGCGGAAGTTCATCGTAATGTCCTGGTGGTGGGAGACGATTCCCAGAGCATATATTCTTTTCGAGGTGCGAACTTTGAAAATATCATGTTCTTTCCCAAGCGGTATCCGGATTGCCGAATATTCAAACTGGAGACCAACTACCGGAGCACGCCGCAAATTTTGCATATGGCCAATCAGACTATAGCCCGGAACCAGAGGCAGTTCGAGAAGGTCCTCCATGCGGTGCGGGGAGACGGGCCGAAGCCGGCGGTGATTCCCTTGCGCAATGTCTTTCAGCAGGCCGATTTCGTGGTTTCTCAGATTCTCGCCTTGCGGGAGAAGGAGGGGTGGCCCCTGAACGATATTGCTGTGCTCTACCGGGCTCACTACCAGAGCATGGAAATACAACTTGAGTTGACCCGGCGGGGAATCCCTTTCGAGGTCCGTTCGGGATTGCGCTTTTTCGAACAGGCCCATATCAAAGACGTGCTATCCTTCCTGAAGGTTGTCGCCAATCCCCGGGATGAAATCTCTTGGAAACGGATTCTTCAGCTCTATCCGGGAGTGGGAAAGGCGTCCAGTGAGAAAATCTGGGAAGGGCTTGCGCAATTCTCCGACCCTTTGGCCCTCTTCCAGACGGACCGGATTCCGGGTTTTGTCCCCCGGATCGCAGCCCAAAGCTTTCAGTCTCTGCGGTTACTTTTGGTAAACCTGGAATCCGTGGATTTTTCCCCTTCGGCGATGATCGGAGACGTGATGGCCAAAGGCTATGAGGATATCCTCATCAGCCGCTATCCCGATTTTCAGGACCGGAAACAGGACATTGAAGAGTTAGCCAATTATGCCGTTCAATATACTTCCCTCAATACCTTTCTTGGTGAACTGGCCCTCCTTGGTGAAGTCGAAGCGGTAAATAATATCGAAGAACCCGAACGGAATGGAAAGGTCACTCTGTCGAGCGTTCACCAGGCCAAGGGACTGGAATGGAAAGCGGTTTTTGTCGTCTGGCTGGTGGAAGGCGGTTTTCCCACTACCCGCAGCCAGGATGATAACCTCGAAGAAGAACGCCGTCTGTTTTATGTAGCCTCGACCCGGGCTAAAGACGCTCTGTTTCTTCTCTATCCGATCATGACTGGGGGGAACCGGACCGGTTCCATTGTCCGCAAGCCCTCCCGCTTTATTACCGAACTGCCGGAACTTCTCTACCGTAAATGGTTTGTTGACCTAAACGGAAAGACGAGCTAGGAAAAGATGCTGTCCCGGCGGGATTATAACATCAATTTCTTGGTCAACTCCCTGGATTACGCTTTCTTTACCCTGGGCCTCGCCTTTGCCTCGGTCAATACCATCTTTCCGCTGTTTGCCCGCCGGCTGGGTGCGGGTAATATCGAGATCGGGTTAATCCCGGCGCTTGCCTACCTGGGGTGGTCATTTCCGGCCCTGTGGGGCGGCCAGATCTCCAGCCGCCTGGAGCGGAAGATTCCTTTCATTCTGAAATATACCCTTTTCGAGCGAATGCCTTTTCTGGGCTATACCCTCATTGCCTTCTACCTGGCGGCGAATCGTCCCACCCTCTCGTTGTATCTCTTCTTTGCCATGTTGGGCGTTTCTTACTTTGCCATGGGGTTTATCGGCCCTATCTGGATGGAGATGGTCGGAAAGGTGATTCATCCCGGCCGAACTGGCCTGTATTTTGCAACCGGCAGCGGGATCGGGGCGTTAATGGGCTTATGGGGATCGCGGATGGCGGAAAATTTCCTGGACCGTTATCCCTTCGCCGAGAATTTCGGGTACTGTTTTCTCCTGAGCTGCCTGGCGATTGCCGTCTCATACGTCTTCATCGCCCTGAACCGGGAAGAAGCGGAACCGGTCGTTCCTCTGGAGCGGGGGTATTTTCGCTCTTTGCCCCAGATTATCCGATCTGATCGCGACTTCACCAATTACCTGACCGCCCGGGTTTTTCTGGCTCTGGGTTTCATGGGGGGGGCGTTCTATACGGTTTATGCCCTGGAGCGGTTCGCCGTCCCCGATTTCCTGGTGGCTCGCTACAATGCCTTTCTTTTGGTCAGCCAGGCTCTGAGCCCCTTTCTCTGGGGACTCATCGGAGATCGACACGGACATAAAATTGTCCTTGTGTGCGGGGGGTTGGCCATCCTGGCCAGTAATATGATCGCTATCTTTACGCCGGAGCCGGCCGGGATGTACTTGGCTTTTGCTCTGTTTGGGGTGAATTACAGTGCCCTGACGGTAGGCGGAGTGGCAATTCTTCTCGATTTCGCGCCCCGTAATCGCCGCAGCGGATATTTGGGCCTGGGTTCTTTCGTAGCTTGGTTTCCCGCCTTTTTCGCACCCCTAATAGGCGGCAAGATCGCCGACCTCTTCGGATACCAGATGGTTTTCTGGATTACCTTACTCCTCAACGCGATCGGTTTTTGTTGGCTCCTCTTCGGGGTACGGGAACCGAAAACTTTCGAAGAGTTCGGATAGGGGAGATTTACACTGGCCAAATGTCTGATGTTTCAAGGCACCGGTTCGGGGGTAGGCAAGAGCGTCATCGCCGCCGGTTTTTGCCGGCTGTACGCCCGGCAAGGTTGGTTGGTAGCCCCCTTCAAGGCCCAGAACATGTCTTTGAATTCCGGGGTGACGCAGAGTGGAGAGGAGATGGGGCGAGCCCAGATCCTGCAGGCCCAGGCCGCTTTCACTGAGCCTGAGGTTCGGATGAACCCGGTTTTGCTCAAGCCCCAAGGCGATCGGCACAGCCAGGTGATTGTCCAGGGACGGGTGTGGAACACGCTCGAAACTCTTGACTATTATGAACGAAAAGACTATCTCTGGAGCGTGGTTCAGAAGAGCCTCGCATCCCTGTGCCGGGACTTCGACCTGGTGGTCATCGAAGGAGCAGGCAGCCCGGCGGAGATCAATCTGCGGGACCAGGACATCGTGAACATGCGGGTTGCTCGGGAGCTTCGCTGTCCCGTGGTGATTATCGGGGACATTGAAAAAGGAGGAGTTTTTGCTTCCCTTTACGGGACCTGGGCGTTACTCCTGGAGGAGGAGCGGACACTGGTGGCGGGATTTTTGATCAATAAGTTCCGGGGCAACGAGCGTCTCTTGGATCCGGGAATCAGGGAAATCGAACGCCTGACTGGTGTTCCGGTGTTGGGGGTCCTGCCGTACGAGAATTTGACCCTTGACGATGAAGACGCTTACGCCGGAAGGCCGGAGCGGGCCACTTCTGAAACTGCTTCAAAAGACCTGGTCATCGGGGTGGTCCGGTTTCCTCATCTCTCAAATTTTACCGATTTCCAACCCCTGGAAGCGGAGCCGGACGTCGCCCTGTGCTATCTTCATTCGCCGGACAAGCTTGCCGGTTGTGACTTGGTGATTCTCCCCGGCAGCAAAGCCACTGTGAATGATCTGGAATGGCTCAAAGCGAAAGGTTTTCCCGCGGTCCTCAACCGGCATCTGGCGGAGGGCGGAGTTCTTCTGGGTATCTGTGGTGGATTTCAAATGTTGGGCCGCTTTCTGCATGATCCCTGGGGACTGGAGTCGACGGAATCCTTCCGGGAAGGACTGGGATTTCTGGAGATGAAAACCGTGTTTCAGCGGGATAAGATCCTGCGACGAGTCGAGGGGTTTTCGCCGTATCTTCCCGGTGCCCGGGTGACCGGGTATGAGATTCATCAGGGAAGGACTATACTCGGGGAGGGGTATGCCCCCTTTCTCGAACTGGATCGGGTGATGGGGAACCCGTCTATGGAAAAGGACGGGGTCATGATCAACCGGAGTCTGTTTGGAACGTATCTCCACGGTCTCTTTGACTCGGCTTCCTTCCGCCGAGCCTTTCTTAATATGTTGCGTATACGAAAGAATCTCTTGCCGCTTCCGGCCTCAGCCCCGTCCCGCACCGACGAAACCAACCAGGAGTTGGACCGCTTGGCCGATCTCCTGGCTGAACGTCTTGATCTGACCCTCCTGGAAGAACGGATGGGAATTCATTCCTGCGGAAAAGGCTGACCGAAGGCTTTTTTCGGATCGGTCAGGATTTTTGTTTTCCAGTTACCCCGTTGGTAATAGATGATCGAGATCAACAGCCCGATCACCGGGCTGATCGCCATGGCGATCCAGATCCCTTGAGCTCTCAGGGATGACTGTGAGGCGAGTAAATAGGCCAGGGGGAGGCGGATGAAGACGAAAGCCAAAAGTGTAAGGACTGTGGAAGCGACGGCGTCACCCGCACCCCTGATAAAACCACTGAAGACAAAGAGAAGGGAAAATGGGACATACGAAAAGGCCACGATCCTCAGATAGTCAACCCCGATGACCACAACCGCCGGATCGAAAATAAAAATCCGGATCAACCGGTCGGCCAACAAAAAGACCACTAGGGAGACAATTAAGGAA includes:
- a CDS encoding Hsp33 family molecular chaperone HslO gives rise to the protein MHGRRDYLIRYVLDDSPVNGTIALTSGLVEDARVIHGTSPVATAALGRALTLAGVMGATLKDAGKVTFQIQCTGPLRSLVSQGNSRGEVRGYVSQPLIILPSRESGKLNVEEAVGVGSQLVVVKDLATQESTTGSVEVRHGGIAADLASYFVRSEQIPTACAAGVLVERDGTVLAAGGFLVHSPSGTPPEHIRRIEENISQLDQVSALVSSGLEVDGIAGLLFAGLSYHEVGRQELAYRCPCSRTRAERALMLLGRVELVKLIEGEGHGEISCPFCNEIYLFTREELERLSYLAEQSGERLKKRL
- a CDS encoding MFS transporter, which codes for MLSRRDYNINFLVNSLDYAFFTLGLAFASVNTIFPLFARRLGAGNIEIGLIPALAYLGWSFPALWGGQISSRLERKIPFILKYTLFERMPFLGYTLIAFYLAANRPTLSLYLFFAMLGVSYFAMGFIGPIWMEMVGKVIHPGRTGLYFATGSGIGALMGLWGSRMAENFLDRYPFAENFGYCFLLSCLAIAVSYVFIALNREEAEPVVPLERGYFRSLPQIIRSDRDFTNYLTARVFLALGFMGGAFYTVYALERFAVPDFLVARYNAFLLVSQALSPFLWGLIGDRHGHKIVLVCGGLAILASNMIAIFTPEPAGMYLAFALFGVNYSALTVGGVAILLDFAPRNRRSGYLGLGSFVAWFPAFFAPLIGGKIADLFGYQMVFWITLLLNAIGFCWLLFGVREPKTFEEFG
- a CDS encoding UvrD-helicase domain-containing protein, whose amino-acid sequence is MNDQLPSDALILRNSGGQVPARGTFSIDYEKELNEEQCRVVLAEDGPMLVIAGAGSGKTRTITYRMAHLIERGVPPAEIMLSTFTKKAAREMLQRAECLVGNPLDRAWAGTFHHIGNLILRKEAIKVGYDSSYTIMDRADQKDLMASCIADLGIDRKNRRFPNADDVVGVVSLSRNTFQTLEDILDWKYPQFEEWKNDINYLFAKYQDKKRSLNLMDYDDLLCYVWELFREDINARRRYAGAFRYILVDEYQDTNRLQAEIVDFLAEVHRNVLVVGDDSQSIYSFRGANFENIMFFPKRYPDCRIFKLETNYRSTPQILHMANQTIARNQRQFEKVLHAVRGDGPKPAVIPLRNVFQQADFVVSQILALREKEGWPLNDIAVLYRAHYQSMEIQLELTRRGIPFEVRSGLRFFEQAHIKDVLSFLKVVANPRDEISWKRILQLYPGVGKASSEKIWEGLAQFSDPLALFQTDRIPGFVPRIAAQSFQSLRLLLVNLESVDFSPSAMIGDVMAKGYEDILISRYPDFQDRKQDIEELANYAVQYTSLNTFLGELALLGEVEAVNNIEEPERNGKVTLSSVHQAKGLEWKAVFVVWLVEGGFPTTRSQDDNLEEERRLFYVASTRAKDALFLLYPIMTGGNRTGSIVRKPSRFITELPELLYRKWFVDLNGKTS
- a CDS encoding cobyric acid synthase, whose protein sequence is MFQGTGSGVGKSVIAAGFCRLYARQGWLVAPFKAQNMSLNSGVTQSGEEMGRAQILQAQAAFTEPEVRMNPVLLKPQGDRHSQVIVQGRVWNTLETLDYYERKDYLWSVVQKSLASLCRDFDLVVIEGAGSPAEINLRDQDIVNMRVARELRCPVVIIGDIEKGGVFASLYGTWALLLEEERTLVAGFLINKFRGNERLLDPGIREIERLTGVPVLGVLPYENLTLDDEDAYAGRPERATSETASKDLVIGVVRFPHLSNFTDFQPLEAEPDVALCYLHSPDKLAGCDLVILPGSKATVNDLEWLKAKGFPAVLNRHLAEGGVLLGICGGFQMLGRFLHDPWGLESTESFREGLGFLEMKTVFQRDKILRRVEGFSPYLPGARVTGYEIHQGRTILGEGYAPFLELDRVMGNPSMEKDGVMINRSLFGTYLHGLFDSASFRRAFLNMLRIRKNLLPLPASAPSRTDETNQELDRLADLLAERLDLTLLEERMGIHSCGKG